One genomic region from Candidatus Binataceae bacterium encodes:
- the glpK gene encoding glycerol kinase GlpK gives MPNYVLAIDQGTTGTTALVFDGDGRIRGRAYGEIRQFYPHPGWVEHDAEEIYRSVIRRGREALAAAKVKSRELATIGITNQRETFVVWERRSGRPVHRAIVWQCRRSAEICTRLREREEEIGRATGLLADPYFSGTKLAWLLDRDRGLLRRRAARGELCFGTIDSWLLFKLSRGAAFVTDYTNASRTMLMNLERREWDATMLDMLDVPEAMLPRLVESRGPLAEAARGKLADRAIPIGAVIGDQQSALFGQGCVRVGETKATYGTGAFLLAHTGTARAVSHHRLLATAALGAQGEPAFALEGSVFIAGAAIQWLRDEVGLFSKSADSLGLARQSHDRTQPYMVPAFVGLGAPWWDSDARGAIVGITRGTTRADLVRATLDSIAYQVRDVLEAMAKDTGHRLAELRVDGGASANDYLMQFQADLNGARVVRPRMVETTALGAGLLAGLTAGVWRSLRELAELRKIEQVFKPRIKAQERARLLEGWRDAIARVTMKTG, from the coding sequence ATGCCGAACTACGTCCTTGCGATCGATCAGGGCACGACCGGGACGACCGCGCTCGTGTTTGACGGCGACGGCCGGATTCGCGGGCGCGCCTACGGCGAAATCCGCCAGTTCTATCCGCATCCCGGATGGGTCGAGCACGACGCCGAGGAGATTTATCGCTCGGTCATCCGGCGCGGGCGCGAGGCGCTCGCCGCCGCGAAAGTAAAGTCGCGCGAGCTCGCCACAATCGGCATCACCAACCAGCGCGAGACCTTCGTCGTCTGGGAGCGGCGCAGCGGCCGCCCGGTGCATCGCGCGATCGTCTGGCAGTGCCGGCGCAGCGCGGAAATCTGCACCCGGCTGCGCGAGCGCGAAGAGGAAATCGGCCGCGCCACCGGCCTGCTCGCGGACCCCTATTTTTCCGGCACCAAGCTCGCGTGGCTGCTCGATCGCGATCGCGGTCTGCTCAGGCGGCGCGCTGCGCGCGGCGAACTCTGCTTCGGCACTATCGATAGCTGGCTGCTCTTCAAGCTCTCGCGCGGCGCGGCGTTCGTTACTGACTACACCAATGCCTCGCGTACGATGCTGATGAATCTCGAGCGGCGGGAATGGGACGCCACGATGCTCGATATGCTCGACGTGCCGGAAGCGATGCTGCCGCGGCTGGTCGAATCGCGCGGGCCGCTGGCCGAGGCGGCGCGCGGGAAGCTCGCCGATCGTGCGATCCCGATCGGCGCGGTAATCGGCGATCAGCAATCCGCGCTGTTCGGCCAGGGATGTGTCCGCGTAGGCGAGACGAAGGCGACCTATGGCACGGGCGCGTTCCTGCTCGCGCATACCGGGACGGCGCGCGCTGTATCGCATCATCGACTCCTGGCGACCGCAGCGCTCGGCGCGCAAGGCGAGCCTGCGTTCGCGCTCGAGGGCTCGGTCTTTATCGCGGGCGCGGCGATCCAGTGGTTGCGCGACGAAGTTGGCTTGTTCAGCAAGTCGGCAGATTCGCTGGGGCTGGCGCGCCAAAGTCATGATCGCACGCAACCCTACATGGTTCCCGCCTTCGTGGGGCTTGGCGCGCCCTGGTGGGACAGCGACGCACGCGGTGCGATTGTGGGAATAACCCGCGGCACGACGCGCGCGGATCTCGTCCGCGCCACGCTCGACAGTATCGCCTATCAGGTGCGCGACGTGCTCGAAGCGATGGCGAAAGACACCGGTCATCGCTTGGCCGAACTGCGGGTGGACGGCGGCGCCTCCGCCAACGACTACCTGATGCAGTTTCAGGCCGACCTTAACGGCGCGCGCGTCGTGCGTCCGCGCATGGTCGAAACCACCGCGCTCGGCGCAGGCCTGCTCGCCGGGCTGACGGCCGGCGTTTGGCGCTCGCTCCGTGAGCTTGCGGAGTTAAGAAAAATCGAACAGGTGTTCAAGCCGCGCATAAAGGCTCAGGAACGGGCGCGGTTGCTCGAGGGCTGGCGCGACGCGATCGCCCGCGTGACGATGAAAACCGGCTAG
- a CDS encoding DegQ family serine endoprotease, with product MGKTIAAIACGVVLGIAIAFANAGAFQFPWGSDAGQPPPAAQPITQHQPAPANAPEPNETPAVAVAIPSWAPLVKRVMPEVVNVAITEEVKQAGFGGQEGGPGDEGGGQEEPGPGPGGPGAGPEGPGGPGGGNPFGQGNPFGGGGGDPFEQFRHFFGQMPHNFKEHGLGSGVIISPDGYILTNNHVAGHADEILVTLNDKREFKAKVIGKDSKTDLALIKIDTKQPLPYATLGSSSKVEIGDPVMAIGSPFGFNLTVTAGIVSAKGRALGGNYDDFIQTDASINPGNSGGPLFDAQGRVIGINTAIYSSTGSNAGIGFAIPIDLVKTVMEQLKTHGKVVRGWLGVEIQEVTPALAKSFGLTTPNGALVAGVDKEGPAGQAGIQQGDIITKFDGATVHDEHELPELVAQTPLGKTVPVEVIREGKHVTLTATIKELKDKQLASAEGETGAGSNWGLTVQDLTPEIGQQLGIDNPKGVVVRSVRPDSPAAEAGLQAGDVILQVDNTKVASADGFADAAKGAQKEKKSSRLLVQRGKSTIYTVISSEG from the coding sequence ATGGGCAAGACGATCGCCGCGATCGCGTGTGGCGTGGTGTTGGGTATAGCAATCGCCTTCGCCAACGCCGGCGCTTTCCAGTTTCCATGGGGTTCAGACGCGGGCCAGCCGCCGCCAGCCGCGCAGCCCATAACGCAGCATCAGCCGGCGCCCGCCAACGCGCCGGAGCCGAACGAGACTCCGGCCGTTGCAGTTGCGATACCGTCATGGGCGCCGCTCGTTAAACGGGTGATGCCCGAGGTCGTAAACGTTGCGATTACCGAGGAGGTTAAGCAGGCCGGATTCGGTGGACAGGAAGGAGGCCCTGGTGACGAGGGCGGTGGTCAGGAAGAGCCGGGTCCGGGACCAGGGGGTCCGGGCGCGGGACCGGAAGGACCTGGAGGGCCGGGCGGAGGAAATCCGTTTGGTCAGGGAAACCCGTTTGGGGGCGGCGGGGGCGATCCTTTCGAGCAATTCCGCCATTTCTTCGGGCAGATGCCGCATAACTTCAAGGAGCATGGCCTCGGCTCAGGCGTCATCATCAGCCCGGACGGCTACATCCTGACCAATAATCACGTCGCCGGTCATGCCGACGAAATTCTCGTCACGCTGAACGACAAGCGTGAATTCAAGGCCAAAGTGATCGGCAAGGATTCCAAGACCGATCTCGCGTTGATTAAGATTGACACCAAGCAACCGCTGCCCTACGCGACGCTGGGCTCTTCGAGCAAAGTTGAGATCGGCGATCCGGTGATGGCGATCGGCAGCCCGTTCGGCTTCAATCTGACCGTAACCGCGGGCATCGTCAGCGCTAAAGGGCGCGCACTGGGGGGCAACTACGACGATTTCATTCAGACCGACGCCTCGATCAATCCGGGCAATTCCGGTGGCCCGCTGTTCGACGCGCAGGGGCGTGTGATCGGAATCAATACGGCCATCTATAGCAGTACGGGCAGCAACGCCGGGATCGGCTTTGCGATTCCGATCGATCTCGTCAAGACCGTGATGGAACAGCTCAAGACGCACGGCAAGGTCGTGCGCGGATGGCTGGGCGTCGAGATTCAGGAAGTAACGCCGGCACTGGCGAAATCCTTCGGTCTGACGACGCCGAACGGCGCGTTGGTCGCCGGCGTTGACAAGGAAGGTCCGGCCGGCCAGGCGGGAATCCAGCAGGGTGACATCATTACCAAGTTCGACGGCGCCACGGTGCACGACGAGCATGAGTTGCCGGAGTTAGTCGCGCAGACGCCGCTCGGCAAAACCGTGCCGGTCGAGGTGATCCGCGAGGGCAAGCACGTCACGCTGACGGCGACGATCAAGGAGCTCAAGGATAAGCAGCTCGCCAGCGCCGAGGGTGAAACGGGGGCAGGCAGCAACTGGGGTTTGACCGTGCAGGACCTCACTCCCGAGATTGGCCAACAGCTTGGAATCGATAACCCTAAAGGCGTGGTCGTCCGCAGCGTCCGGCCGGATTCGCCGGCCGCAGAGGCCGGGCTGCAAGCCGGGGACGTCATCCTGCAGGTCGATAACACCAAGGTGGCTTCGGCCGACGGCTTCGCCGACGCGGCGAAGGGTGCGCAGAAGGAGAAGAAGTCTTCTCGTTTGCTGGTGCAGCGGGGGAAATCCACGATTTATACGGTGATCAGTTCGGAAGGCTAG